The following coding sequences lie in one Treponema sp. OMZ 790 genomic window:
- the rlmN gene encoding 23S rRNA (adenine(2503)-C(2))-methyltransferase RlmN produces the protein MTIKKNERALSGMLPDELREFCDLKEKFRAEQIFHWISAGAKTFDDMTNLSLDMRSKFAEEFSLFSTRIKEALKDPDGTIKLAVELYDGSVIETVLLTDKAKRKTACVSCQAGCPMKCAFCKTGQIGFLRNLSASEIVEQFLHLEKEAGTLDNIVFMGMGEPMLNLPEINKAINILSHPKGRNLSKRRITISTSGLCKGIYEMADNGPEVRLAVSLTTADENLRTELMPVNKTNPLRELKKAIKYFNSKSNKRVTLELALMNGLNTDKKAAGQVIEFAKGLECFINLIPWNPVEGLNFKRPSETEVHNFENLLKKAGFNISTRQKRGQKIGGACGQLGSAKATLNIN, from the coding sequence ATGACCATTAAAAAAAATGAACGAGCTCTTTCGGGAATGCTTCCCGATGAGCTCCGCGAATTTTGCGATCTAAAAGAAAAATTTAGAGCCGAGCAGATTTTCCATTGGATTTCTGCCGGAGCTAAAACGTTTGATGATATGACAAACCTTTCCTTAGATATGCGCTCAAAATTTGCCGAGGAATTTTCTCTATTTTCAACCCGAATAAAAGAAGCCTTAAAAGACCCGGACGGGACAATAAAATTGGCCGTCGAGCTCTATGACGGCTCCGTTATAGAAACCGTATTACTCACAGACAAGGCAAAAAGAAAAACAGCCTGTGTTTCATGTCAGGCAGGCTGCCCTATGAAATGCGCTTTTTGTAAAACGGGCCAGATCGGTTTTTTAAGAAATTTATCGGCCTCAGAGATAGTTGAACAGTTTTTGCACTTGGAAAAAGAAGCCGGAACTCTGGATAATATAGTCTTTATGGGAATGGGAGAGCCGATGCTTAATCTTCCCGAAATAAATAAGGCGATAAACATTCTCTCTCACCCCAAAGGAAGAAATCTTTCAAAGCGGCGCATAACTATTTCGACATCAGGTTTATGCAAAGGGATATATGAAATGGCCGATAATGGTCCTGAAGTACGTCTTGCAGTTTCTTTAACGACGGCTGACGAAAACTTGCGGACTGAACTTATGCCGGTAAACAAAACTAATCCCCTGAGAGAACTAAAAAAGGCAATAAAGTACTTTAACTCAAAATCAAACAAGAGGGTGACACTGGAACTGGCTTTGATGAATGGTTTGAATACGGATAAAAAAGCAGCCGGACAGGTGATCGAATTTGCGAAAGGACTTGAGTGTTTTATAAATTTAATCCCTTGGAATCCCGTAGAAGGTCTAAATTTTAAAAGACCGTCAGAGACCGAAGTGCACAATTTTGAAAATCTTCTAAAAAAAGCAGGGTTCAATATAAGCACCCGGCAAAAACGAGGGCAAAAAATAGGAGGAGCCTGCGGTCAACTGGGCTCCGCCAAAGCAACATTGAATATAAACTAA
- a CDS encoding extracellular solute-binding protein — MKILKLLVFCFVCLFVCCSCGGSLSGNNAVKYDVDNVLSKNEPVTINIWHYYSAAQKEKFDRLVDSFNASEGAKYGVYVRGIRRAGNASEISSFLEDALAQKLGADEIPDIFSAYPDTAYKFNEQDLLLDLSDFFTQKEKDEYVTNFLYSSGFGIKNEIKLFPVAKATEVFVLNKTAWIPFAESMGVSYSDLLTWEGVAKVAELYYKWTDSLTVEPDDGKPFFGRDALSNYILTGTYEMGNNIFNVLENGDVEFLLDKKVLRTCWDNYYVPFVKGFFTAKGRFRSDDLKTGDIIACVTSTSSAIYLPSKVIDSSGNFNPIELEVLPIPHFKNAKHKTIVQQGAGLAVLKSNIKRETASVLFLKWFTDMQKYPEFAVSTGYLPVKKKELEKEAFIAAFCSDDACILPVIQDALKISIETMKTSELYFQPGFKNSNQARNILSDLLQEKAKKDREKLLAKIKAGKNYNEAVKDFLGDDDFEAWFEQLGKKLFDLK; from the coding sequence ATGAAAATATTGAAGCTGTTGGTTTTTTGTTTTGTCTGTTTATTTGTATGCTGTTCATGCGGCGGCAGTTTGTCCGGAAATAATGCCGTTAAATACGATGTAGATAATGTTTTAAGTAAAAATGAACCTGTAACAATAAATATCTGGCATTATTACAGCGCAGCACAAAAAGAAAAATTTGATAGACTTGTGGATAGCTTTAATGCTTCGGAAGGTGCAAAATACGGAGTTTATGTCAGGGGTATCCGAAGAGCCGGAAACGCAAGCGAGATATCTTCATTTTTGGAAGATGCCTTAGCTCAAAAACTTGGTGCTGATGAAATTCCCGATATTTTTTCTGCTTATCCGGATACGGCATATAAATTTAATGAACAAGACCTTCTTTTAGACTTATCCGATTTTTTTACTCAAAAAGAAAAAGACGAATATGTAACAAATTTTTTGTACTCTTCCGGCTTCGGCATAAAAAACGAAATAAAACTGTTTCCTGTTGCAAAAGCTACCGAAGTTTTTGTTTTAAATAAAACCGCCTGGATTCCTTTTGCAGAGTCTATGGGCGTTTCATACAGTGATCTGCTTACATGGGAAGGCGTAGCAAAGGTTGCAGAATTATATTATAAATGGACCGATAGTTTAACTGTAGAACCTGATGACGGTAAACCTTTTTTTGGGCGTGATGCCTTGAGTAACTACATTTTAACCGGTACCTATGAGATGGGTAATAATATCTTCAATGTTTTAGAAAACGGAGATGTTGAATTTTTGCTCGATAAAAAAGTTTTGCGCACTTGTTGGGATAATTATTATGTTCCGTTTGTAAAGGGTTTTTTTACGGCAAAAGGAAGGTTTAGAAGCGATGATTTAAAAACAGGCGATATCATAGCCTGTGTGACTTCAACATCATCCGCAATATACTTGCCGTCAAAGGTAATCGATTCTTCGGGCAATTTCAATCCTATTGAGCTTGAAGTTTTGCCTATTCCTCATTTTAAAAATGCAAAGCACAAAACCATAGTTCAGCAGGGAGCCGGCTTGGCTGTTCTTAAAAGCAACATAAAACGTGAAACGGCTTCCGTATTGTTTTTAAAGTGGTTTACGGATATGCAAAAATATCCGGAGTTTGCCGTTTCTACAGGGTACTTGCCCGTAAAGAAAAAAGAACTCGAAAAAGAAGCTTTTATTGCTGCTTTTTGCAGTGATGATGCGTGTATTTTACCCGTAATACAAGATGCTCTTAAAATAAGCATTGAAACAATGAAAACCTCAGAGCTTTATTTTCAGCCCGGTTTTAAGAATTCGAATCAGGCCAGAAATATTCTTTCGGACTTATTGCAGGAAAAAGCAAAGAAAGACAGGGAAAAACTGCTTGCTAAAATTAAGGCAGGAAAAAACTATAACGAAGCCGTAAAAGATTTTCTTGGCGATGATGATTTTGAAGCTTGGTTTGAACAGCTTGGGAAAAAGCTGTTTGATTTAAAATAA
- a CDS encoding tetratricopeptide repeat protein → MSDIKCEEKLTGINETDFEPIFANTPALSEENFPTENSNQAEISELSKQAYSLLKCNSISEAINVFKKILELDPTNNYALVGLGDAERKNNKFNEAVQFYKQCLDHHPSNNYALFGLADCYKSMNQFSKAIAIWEEYLKFDDKNITVLTRVADAYRKTKEFEKAENLYLKVLEKSPKNAYALIGLGHLNYDFKKYREALIYWEKVMESSGEFVDIRILTSIGNCYRKMKLFDRGVYYFERALERSPDNFYGLFGLADCYRGLNQQYNSIIYWKKILELDPDNKVILTRIGDAYRSMNDFENAKDCYQKALDIDFDSYAMLGLAILCKLQQKYDQAITTLTHLKDTEDTNYRVYLELAQCYIEKKEKQKAIDTLAEFQKLGIKNQTISDLLFELTKNDH, encoded by the coding sequence ATGTCAGACATCAAATGTGAAGAAAAATTAACCGGGATAAATGAAACCGATTTTGAGCCGATATTTGCAAATACCCCGGCCCTTAGCGAAGAAAATTTCCCCACCGAGAATTCAAATCAAGCGGAAATATCCGAACTTTCAAAACAGGCGTATTCCCTTTTAAAGTGTAACAGTATTAGTGAAGCTATAAATGTTTTTAAAAAGATATTGGAGCTTGACCCTACAAATAACTATGCATTGGTCGGATTAGGAGATGCAGAGCGTAAAAACAATAAATTCAATGAGGCTGTACAATTCTATAAACAATGCCTTGACCATCATCCCAGCAATAACTATGCTCTTTTCGGCCTTGCAGACTGTTATAAATCAATGAACCAGTTTTCCAAAGCAATAGCCATCTGGGAAGAGTATCTTAAATTTGACGATAAAAACATAACCGTTCTTACCCGAGTGGCAGATGCCTATCGAAAAACCAAGGAATTCGAAAAGGCCGAAAACCTGTATCTAAAGGTTTTAGAGAAATCTCCCAAAAATGCTTATGCCCTGATAGGTTTGGGACATCTAAACTACGACTTTAAAAAATATCGGGAAGCCCTTATATACTGGGAAAAGGTAATGGAATCAAGCGGAGAATTTGTAGACATAAGAATTTTAACATCCATTGGAAACTGCTACCGAAAAATGAAACTATTTGACCGGGGAGTCTATTATTTTGAAAGAGCCCTTGAGCGCTCTCCCGATAACTTTTACGGTCTTTTCGGTCTGGCAGACTGCTACAGAGGATTAAATCAGCAATATAATTCGATAATATATTGGAAAAAAATACTCGAACTTGATCCCGACAATAAAGTAATCCTTACACGTATCGGAGATGCCTACCGCAGCATGAACGATTTTGAAAATGCAAAAGATTGCTATCAAAAAGCGCTTGACATCGACTTCGATTCATATGCAATGCTCGGTCTCGCTATATTATGCAAATTGCAGCAAAAATATGATCAGGCTATTACTACCCTAACCCATCTTAAAGACACCGAGGATACAAACTACAGAGTATATCTTGAACTGGCCCAATGTTACATCGAAAAAAAAGAAAAACAAAAAGCAATAGACACCTTGGCTGAGTTTCAAAAACTGGGAATAAAAAACCAAACAATTTCGGATCTTTTATTCGAATTAACAAAAAATGACCATTAA
- a CDS encoding sigma-54-dependent Fis family transcriptional regulator, with protein MNNLESIKRDKLNTLINTSLLINSNYSDLSILLEKIVESAMDVVEGDAASLLMLEPDGEKLRFEIAIGPKGIEAKKILLDLDGIAGWVIKYNRSAIINDVLNDPRFDPTVQKVTGYKNRNMIAVPMCIKEECIGVIEVLNKREGKDFDADDLNVLELFATQTAIAYQNAKHYKKSREEIICLQDQLEQDRGYHTFIAKSKVMIEKLELCRNIAASDASVLILGESGVGKELIAEQLHLNSPRADNPFIRVNCAALPEGLLESELFGHVRGAFTDAISDRKGRFELADTGTIFLDEIGDIPLTLQTKLLRVLQEMTFEMVGSNKTITVDTRIIAATNKNIEELVKQGKFRSDLYYRLNVLPIYIPPLRNRKEDISELAHFFLKKFSKEVKKPFLGFSPDAEMLIKAYSWPGNIRELENAIERACVLGKPPYIQEKDLLLKLESGTIGADANYSDMDLKSAVNDFKKSFIVGVLNEQKWNQTAAAEKLGIQRTYLSRLIKELEIKEM; from the coding sequence ATGAACAATTTAGAGAGCATTAAAAGAGATAAGCTTAATACTCTTATAAACACAAGCTTGCTGATAAACTCAAATTATTCCGATTTGAGTATTCTTCTAGAAAAGATAGTGGAATCGGCAATGGATGTTGTGGAAGGGGATGCTGCATCTCTTTTGATGCTTGAACCTGACGGTGAAAAACTTAGGTTTGAAATTGCTATCGGGCCTAAAGGAATTGAAGCAAAAAAAATCCTTCTCGATTTAGACGGCATTGCAGGCTGGGTTATAAAATACAACCGCAGTGCCATCATAAACGACGTATTAAATGATCCCCGATTTGATCCTACAGTGCAAAAAGTAACCGGGTATAAAAACCGCAATATGATTGCTGTTCCCATGTGCATCAAAGAAGAATGTATTGGGGTTATCGAAGTTTTAAACAAGAGGGAAGGAAAAGATTTTGATGCGGATGATTTAAACGTATTGGAACTTTTTGCTACTCAAACGGCTATAGCTTATCAAAATGCTAAGCATTACAAAAAATCCCGTGAAGAAATTATTTGTCTTCAAGATCAGCTTGAACAGGACAGAGGCTATCATACTTTTATTGCTAAAAGTAAGGTGATGATAGAAAAGCTTGAGCTTTGCCGAAACATAGCGGCTTCCGATGCTTCAGTTCTCATCTTGGGAGAGAGCGGGGTAGGAAAGGAGCTTATTGCCGAGCAGCTTCATTTGAATTCGCCGCGTGCGGATAACCCGTTTATTAGGGTTAATTGTGCTGCCTTGCCCGAAGGTTTGCTTGAAAGTGAGCTTTTCGGCCACGTGCGGGGTGCGTTTACGGATGCAATTTCGGACAGAAAGGGCCGATTCGAACTTGCCGATACAGGTACTATTTTTTTGGATGAAATAGGCGATATTCCTTTAACCTTGCAGACAAAACTTTTACGGGTTTTGCAGGAAATGACATTCGAAATGGTTGGTTCAAATAAAACTATCACGGTTGATACCCGCATAATTGCTGCTACAAATAAAAATATAGAAGAACTTGTAAAGCAGGGAAAATTCAGATCGGATCTTTATTACCGTTTGAACGTTTTACCCATATATATTCCGCCTCTTAGAAATCGAAAAGAAGATATATCGGAACTGGCTCATTTCTTTTTAAAGAAATTCAGCAAAGAGGTAAAAAAGCCCTTTTTGGGTTTTTCGCCTGATGCGGAAATGCTTATAAAGGCTTATTCTTGGCCGGGAAATATTCGGGAACTTGAAAATGCCATTGAGCGGGCCTGTGTACTGGGTAAGCCGCCCTATATTCAGGAAAAGGATTTACTTTTAAAACTTGAATCGGGAACCATTGGCGCTGATGCAAATTATTCGGATATGGATTTAAAATCGGCTGTAAATGATTTTAAAAAATCTTTTATTGTCGGAGTTCTAAATGAACAAAAATGGAATCAAACAGCTGCAGCCGAAAAGCTCGGAATACAGCGTACATATTTATCGAGATTGATAAAAGAGCTTGAAATTAAGGAGATGTAA
- a CDS encoding EAL domain-containing protein codes for MKKSKGKRKYSTSILSRLLVPMLFVFVLQAAVMMAMFLNSDILKKSGENAYGVLSEKVLNRKLIIENEMTNRWTKVSDLHDRVIDVVKKELSVNGIKIYDLAAKPEVQNRILDEVLPYLLYVIRRNYVTGVFVVLDAPSPLIKNTEFSYPGLYIRTDAPSSYSSTNEDIVISRGPSDVIQKHKIALGIDWLPFFTIAPKSSDTSYRYFNAPIAAALKYPKEPSKNSAFWNTLFKLDSLSDEVITYSIPLMDDKGNIYGVIGIDLTAGYIQSFLNFDELDNTKKGMYCMAVRDLNGKNRSFDPIVFNSIATNLNVDHIPSFEAEKTEYANVYTVDKSSIFAERYCLAVEPFHLYQRNGMYENQEWVLIGLAPESRILSFSQTLKKIFWQSVLVSGFLFLAGSYLSSKHISSMFTKVVHKLQNSDPRKRVTIEKMNISEIDTLITAIEKLSASVFNAASRVSTIIERLQVPIGVFEHNILMGTVFCNSIWFKLFNIENYTGDSVLKTDEFYKLLNHYEYYINTKDDEKTIYAIPTGTHGMVRWIRFMQMKENDRTLGMAVDITKEVQDRKKLELQMNYDELTGLYNRSAFDRKITEVFKQKHLGICALVMWDLDNLKYLNDSFGHAYGDTHLMSFGKKLAMLQQDRCLVCRRSGDEFYTFFYTFSTSDEIKLILTAFWKDIQETSIKLPNGENSKLRVSAGLAWYPYDADNQADLVRYADFAMYDVKHSFKGSLHEFNLDVYKKNYIMIYGTEALNQMLERNLIEYAMQPIVIAGTGDIYGYEMLMRSSHPDFKNPEDILRLAKAQSKLHKLEELTFFGAMETFVQKIEKGEISKHAKIFLNTISSQVLSDAKFFDFEERFKPYLSNIVMEITESEPLNTNFYDIKNERIRNWNAMIAIDDFGSGYSNESSLLFLSPNLVKIDMSIVRDVHKSLDKQNVLENLVSYAKKRDIIILAEGVETIDEIDVLLRFGVDLFQGYFFAKPSFDIVPISEEKIRELNRIYSLY; via the coding sequence ATGAAAAAAAGTAAAGGTAAGCGAAAATATTCTACTTCAATCTTGTCTCGGCTTTTGGTTCCTATGCTTTTTGTATTTGTTCTTCAGGCTGCAGTTATGATGGCTATGTTCTTAAACTCCGACATTCTCAAAAAATCGGGTGAAAATGCCTACGGGGTTTTAAGCGAAAAAGTTTTAAACCGTAAGCTTATTATTGAAAATGAGATGACCAATCGATGGACAAAGGTTTCTGATTTACATGATAGGGTTATCGATGTAGTTAAAAAAGAGTTGTCGGTAAACGGTATCAAAATTTATGATCTTGCGGCTAAGCCTGAAGTGCAAAACCGTATTCTTGATGAGGTTTTGCCTTATCTTTTATATGTCATAAGAAGAAATTATGTTACCGGTGTTTTTGTAGTTCTTGATGCGCCAAGTCCCTTAATAAAAAATACGGAATTTTCTTATCCCGGTTTATATATCAGAACTGATGCCCCTTCGTCTTATTCTTCAACCAATGAGGACATCGTAATATCCAGAGGGCCTTCGGATGTTATCCAAAAACATAAGATTGCATTGGGAATAGATTGGCTGCCGTTTTTTACGATTGCTCCTAAAAGCAGCGATACCTCATATAGATATTTTAATGCTCCCATTGCAGCTGCCTTAAAATATCCAAAAGAACCGTCTAAAAATTCGGCCTTTTGGAATACTCTTTTTAAATTGGATTCTTTAAGTGATGAAGTGATTACATATTCTATTCCCCTGATGGATGATAAGGGGAATATTTATGGAGTTATCGGCATAGACCTTACAGCCGGATATATTCAATCCTTTTTAAATTTTGATGAGCTGGATAATACCAAAAAGGGAATGTACTGTATGGCTGTTCGTGATTTAAACGGCAAAAACCGAAGCTTTGACCCGATAGTTTTTAACAGTATTGCAACCAATTTAAACGTCGATCATATTCCTTCTTTTGAAGCGGAGAAAACGGAATATGCCAATGTTTATACTGTCGATAAAAGCTCTATATTTGCCGAAAGGTATTGTTTAGCTGTGGAACCTTTTCATTTATACCAACGGAATGGGATGTATGAAAATCAAGAATGGGTTTTAATAGGACTGGCTCCCGAATCACGCATTCTTTCATTTTCGCAGACTCTTAAAAAAATATTTTGGCAGTCTGTTCTTGTTTCGGGCTTTTTATTTTTGGCAGGTTCTTATTTGTCGAGTAAGCATATTTCGAGTATGTTCACAAAGGTAGTTCATAAACTGCAAAACAGTGATCCCCGAAAGAGGGTAACTATCGAAAAAATGAATATAAGCGAAATAGATACTCTTATTACTGCAATAGAAAAATTAAGCGCCAGTGTTTTTAATGCGGCTTCGCGTGTGTCTACCATCATCGAAAGACTTCAGGTTCCCATAGGCGTATTTGAACACAACATTTTGATGGGAACGGTTTTTTGTAATTCGATTTGGTTTAAATTGTTCAATATTGAAAACTACACCGGGGATTCCGTTTTAAAGACGGATGAATTTTATAAACTTTTGAATCATTATGAATATTATATAAATACAAAAGACGATGAAAAGACAATCTATGCTATACCTACAGGTACTCACGGAATGGTTCGTTGGATCCGGTTTATGCAGATGAAGGAAAATGACAGGACTTTGGGCATGGCTGTAGATATTACAAAAGAAGTTCAAGACCGTAAAAAACTTGAGCTTCAAATGAATTATGATGAACTTACAGGCCTTTATAATCGATCGGCGTTTGACAGAAAAATTACCGAGGTATTTAAACAAAAGCATTTAGGCATCTGCGCCCTAGTCATGTGGGATCTTGATAATTTAAAGTATCTAAACGATTCTTTTGGCCATGCTTACGGGGATACGCATCTGATGTCGTTCGGAAAAAAGCTTGCAATGCTTCAACAGGATCGTTGTCTTGTTTGCAGGCGCTCAGGAGACGAGTTTTATACTTTCTTTTATACCTTTTCTACATCCGATGAAATTAAACTTATTTTGACGGCTTTTTGGAAAGATATACAGGAGACATCCATAAAACTGCCCAACGGAGAAAATTCAAAACTCCGTGTTTCTGCCGGCTTGGCTTGGTATCCTTATGATGCGGATAATCAAGCAGATTTAGTAAGATACGCCGATTTTGCAATGTATGATGTAAAGCACTCTTTCAAAGGTTCTTTACATGAATTTAATTTGGATGTTTATAAGAAAAACTATATAATGATTTACGGTACCGAGGCTCTCAATCAAATGCTTGAAAGAAACCTTATTGAGTATGCAATGCAGCCGATTGTTATTGCCGGTACAGGAGATATTTACGGCTATGAGATGCTTATGCGTTCTTCCCATCCGGATTTTAAAAATCCTGAAGATATTTTAAGATTGGCAAAGGCCCAATCTAAACTCCATAAGCTTGAAGAGCTTACCTTTTTTGGCGCCATGGAAACTTTTGTGCAAAAGATTGAAAAAGGCGAAATATCCAAACATGCAAAAATATTTTTAAATACGATTAGTTCTCAAGTTTTATCGGATGCTAAATTTTTTGACTTTGAAGAAAGGTTTAAACCCTATCTTTCAAATATTGTGATGGAAATTACCGAATCCGAGCCTCTTAATACTAATTTTTATGATATAAAAAATGAAAGAATTCGCAATTGGAATGCAATGATTGCAATAGATGATTTTGGAAGCGGTTACAGTAACGAATCTTCTCTTTTGTTTTTATCGCCCAATCTGGTAAAAATAGATATGTCCATAGTAAGGGATGTTCATAAGAGTCTTGATAAGCAAAACGTATTGGAAAACCTTGTTTCATACGCAAAAAAACGCGATATAATAATATTGGCTGAAGGTGTTGAAACTATAGATGAAATAGATGTATTACTGCGTTTCGGCGTGGACTTATTTCAAGGCTACTTTTTTGCAAAGCCTTCTTTCGATATTGTTCCTATATCCGAGGAAAAAATTCGGGAGTTAAATAGAATTTATTCCCTCTATTAG
- a CDS encoding tetratricopeptide repeat protein: MALEESKDLAQKINDFLLQNRKIVLGALACILIAVAGTVIWFITAENSRKSSVTSVEKIIYELEEFKREDRAKNPPADEASQETEKNVSEAVKEAENKAIEELKPLGEKYASSYAGFRANTAIAEIYFQRKMYEDALKFYELAANAVKNSYVEGVACFNAAACADEMGVNEKALAYYERASKVENFPLVPRAIFNTGRLYETLSKKDEAIVSYNRLLEKYPQDEWALLAKSRIIVLTGSDAN; this comes from the coding sequence ATGGCTTTAGAAGAAAGTAAAGATTTGGCGCAAAAAATCAACGATTTTTTACTCCAAAATAGAAAGATAGTACTTGGAGCCCTTGCCTGTATTTTAATTGCCGTTGCAGGTACGGTTATTTGGTTTATAACGGCAGAAAATTCAAGAAAGTCTTCCGTAACGAGTGTCGAAAAAATTATTTATGAACTCGAAGAATTTAAGCGTGAAGACAGGGCTAAAAACCCACCTGCCGATGAGGCTTCTCAAGAAACCGAAAAAAATGTTTCTGAGGCTGTCAAAGAGGCCGAAAATAAAGCTATTGAAGAGCTTAAACCTCTCGGAGAAAAATATGCTTCTTCATATGCAGGATTTAGGGCAAATACTGCAATAGCCGAAATTTATTTTCAGCGAAAAATGTATGAAGATGCCTTAAAGTTTTATGAGCTCGCTGCAAATGCCGTAAAGAATTCTTATGTTGAAGGTGTTGCTTGTTTTAATGCTGCAGCCTGCGCCGACGAAATGGGTGTAAACGAGAAAGCCCTTGCTTATTATGAACGAGCTTCAAAGGTTGAAAATTTCCCTCTTGTACCCAGGGCTATATTTAATACCGGCCGCTTATATGAAACCTTGTCAAAAAAGGATGAAGCTATAGTTTCTTACAATAGGCTTTTGGAAAAATATCCGCAAGACGAATGGGCGCTTCTTGCAAAGTCCCGTATAATCGTTCTTACAGGAAGTGATGCAAATTAG
- a CDS encoding RidA family protein gives MKEIIATNKAPSAIGPYSQGIKANGLVFTSGQLPLDPAAGNFPDGIKAQTRQSLLNVKAILEQAGTSIDKVIKTTVFLSDMNNFAAMNEVYAEIFGSSNHPARSAVQVARLPKDALVEIEVIALA, from the coding sequence ATGAAAGAAATCATCGCAACAAACAAAGCACCTTCAGCTATCGGCCCCTATTCTCAGGGAATTAAAGCAAACGGCCTTGTATTTACATCAGGACAACTTCCCTTGGATCCCGCTGCAGGAAACTTCCCTGACGGTATTAAGGCCCAAACACGTCAATCCTTACTTAACGTAAAGGCCATTTTGGAACAGGCAGGAACAAGCATTGATAAGGTAATCAAAACCACCGTTTTTTTAAGCGATATGAATAACTTTGCTGCAATGAATGAGGTATATGCAGAAATCTTCGGTTCATCAAACCATCCTGCAAGATCAGCCGTGCAAGTCGCCCGCCTTCCTAAAGACGCCCTTGTCGAAATTGAAGTAATAGCCCTTGCATAA